The following proteins are co-located in the Deltaproteobacteria bacterium genome:
- a CDS encoding ABC transporter substrate-binding protein — MDNGKLKMFRVRNGRGDLAMSLKLAIVLAGWLIGAALAPAGAQEKLTRVRIAYPSGGICCVALYGGIQWKIFEEQGLHVEIVQIRSQVGNMALMANEIQYFSGVGPASVSATLRGMQSRGVWFASDQLIYSLMARPEIQNLRDLRGKKIGITGLGGTSHVALQIALEGAGENPKNFAYVVLGGPQQLPALESGTVDAAIFNPPFDFYAKRKKFREVLDVGSRVKMPLGGLTTMLSTIRNRPDEVKRVLRGMQLAKQEILRSKERTTALILKYLQVDKEAAEDTFEALKQTVSGSGVPTREGMDLIIKSLQAAGQFTDRKVTFEEIADDRIAREVAKELGYKVP; from the coding sequence ATGGACAATGGAAAATTGAAAATGTTCAGAGTCCGAAATGGGCGCGGAGATTTGGCGATGAGTCTAAAACTCGCAATTGTGCTGGCAGGGTGGTTGATTGGGGCGGCGCTTGCGCCAGCGGGAGCCCAGGAGAAGCTAACCCGCGTGCGCATTGCCTATCCGAGCGGCGGCATTTGCTGCGTAGCACTTTACGGCGGCATTCAATGGAAGATCTTCGAAGAGCAGGGCTTGCACGTCGAGATTGTGCAGATCCGCTCGCAGGTCGGCAACATGGCGCTGATGGCGAACGAGATTCAATATTTTTCCGGCGTGGGTCCCGCGTCGGTGAGCGCGACGCTGCGCGGCATGCAGTCGCGCGGCGTCTGGTTCGCTTCGGATCAATTGATTTATTCGCTGATGGCGCGGCCCGAGATTCAGAACCTGCGCGACCTGCGCGGCAAGAAGATCGGCATCACCGGATTGGGTGGCACCTCCCACGTTGCGCTACAGATCGCCCTTGAAGGGGCTGGTGAGAACCCTAAGAACTTCGCCTATGTGGTTTTGGGCGGGCCGCAGCAGTTGCCGGCTTTGGAGTCCGGAACCGTGGATGCGGCAATCTTCAATCCACCGTTCGATTTTTACGCTAAACGAAAGAAGTTTCGCGAAGTGCTCGACGTCGGTTCCCGCGTGAAGATGCCGCTCGGCGGCTTGACCACCATGCTCTCGACGATTCGTAATCGCCCCGACGAGGTCAAGCGTGTGCTGCGCGGCATGCAGCTTGCGAAACAGGAAATCCTACGTTCCAAGGAAAGGACCACGGCGTTGATCCTGAAATACTTGCAGGTCGATAAAGAAGCCGCCGAAGACACGTTCGAAGCTTTGAAGCAAACTGTCAGTGGCAGCGGCGTGCCGACGCGCGAGGGGATGGATTTGATCATCAAGTCGCTGCAAGCCGCGGGTCAGTTCACTGATCGTAAGGTTACGTTCGAAGAGATTGCCGACGACCGAATTGCGCGCGAGGTGGCAAAGGAGTTGGGGTACAAAGTGCCGTGA
- a CDS encoding ABC transporter substrate-binding protein has translation MSIQALTAGDPPIVTVGNVIIAGLQGHDIVLVASVANACDQTVQARLGTMTRIEQVKGKRFGISGFGSATHNAALILFKRVNIDPKDVTLVPTGTGPERLVAMGAGRIDATIKSLAKYMRTNDVEVLEYSYQHYLKRTPRKPYPTMKGIQNLVDMSAAQMPQGKTAKPEQFVDLSLLQKLENERFFDEMGKRYKN, from the coding sequence TTGTCGATCCAGGCACTGACTGCTGGCGATCCGCCGATTGTAACCGTTGGCAACGTGATCATTGCTGGTTTGCAGGGCCACGATATTGTTCTCGTCGCCTCAGTGGCGAACGCCTGCGACCAGACGGTGCAGGCCCGGCTCGGTACGATGACCCGCATCGAGCAGGTAAAAGGCAAGCGCTTCGGCATCAGCGGTTTTGGCTCGGCGACGCACAACGCGGCGTTGATTTTATTCAAGCGCGTTAACATCGATCCGAAAGACGTCACACTTGTGCCGACAGGGACAGGGCCCGAACGGTTGGTGGCGATGGGCGCCGGGCGCATCGACGCGACGATCAAGAGCCTTGCTAAATACATGCGAACCAACGATGTGGAAGTGCTCGAATATTCCTACCAGCATTATTTGAAGCGCACGCCGAGAAAACCCTATCCGACCATGAAAGGCATTCAGAACCTGGTCGACATGTCGGCAGCGCAGATGCCGCAGGGCAAGACGGCCAAACCCGAGCAATTTGTCGACCTGAGCTTGCTGCAGAAGTTAGAGAACGAGAGATTTTTTGACGAAATGGGCAAAAGATACAAAAATTGA
- a CDS encoding cytochrome c — protein MSRLQRFLYRLGLLSVGLAILATIAAAYSLGRFAADVPVQYADDREHFKYGSLGSEHEFGIPYWIWRALPELFKDKLPNRQEGWQSVGFVFEKGKELPVGMSQRRYLGFDVVWLNCAFCHAGTVRETAQSEPRVYAAMPANTFDFRGFMRFLFATGEDRRFTPQDILRQIDVIRKREGVGRLPLLDRLVLRFYGIYYMRERILTLRDRLDFIKQQPEWGPGRVDTFNPLKAYFNFPPEQLSPKETIGTTDFPSIWNQGQRESMKMNLHWDGNNVSLEERNRSAAMGTGITPPTGDRQSLKRVADWLRNLPADPFPFKIDKALADQGAPIYKKYCAGCHGADGKDFRGEYVGKVVPIAEIGTDERRLDSYTYEVAVNQNLIFAGYGDERFSHFRKTFGYANSPLDGLWLRAPYLHNGSVPTVRDLLEPSAKRPKTFYRGYDVYDQKNLGFVSNVSAEANRKYFLYDTAQPGNSNRGHEGKAYGTELLAAEKEALVEYLKTF, from the coding sequence ATGTCGCGACTGCAACGTTTTCTCTACCGCTTAGGCCTTCTGTCGGTGGGCCTGGCGATTCTAGCAACCATCGCCGCTGCCTACTCGCTCGGTCGGTTTGCTGCCGATGTACCGGTGCAATATGCCGACGACCGCGAGCATTTCAAATACGGCTCTCTGGGCAGCGAGCATGAATTCGGTATTCCCTATTGGATCTGGCGCGCGCTACCGGAGCTGTTCAAGGACAAATTGCCCAACCGTCAAGAGGGTTGGCAGTCGGTGGGCTTTGTTTTTGAGAAGGGCAAGGAGCTCCCGGTCGGCATGTCGCAGCGGCGCTATCTCGGTTTCGATGTGGTTTGGCTCAACTGCGCTTTCTGCCATGCCGGTACCGTGCGTGAGACCGCACAAAGTGAGCCGAGGGTCTATGCCGCCATGCCCGCCAACACTTTCGATTTTCGCGGCTTCATGCGCTTTCTCTTCGCCACTGGTGAAGACCGCCGTTTCACGCCGCAGGATATTTTGCGCCAAATCGACGTCATTCGAAAACGAGAGGGGGTTGGCCGGTTGCCGCTGCTCGATCGGTTGGTGCTGCGCTTCTACGGGATCTACTACATGCGGGAGCGTATTCTGACGCTGCGCGATCGCTTAGATTTTATCAAGCAGCAGCCAGAATGGGGCCCGGGACGGGTGGATACCTTCAATCCCCTCAAGGCTTATTTCAATTTTCCTCCCGAGCAACTGTCGCCCAAAGAAACCATCGGGACGACGGATTTCCCATCTATTTGGAATCAAGGTCAGCGGGAAAGCATGAAAATGAATCTCCACTGGGACGGCAACAACGTCTCGTTGGAAGAACGCAATCGGAGTGCTGCCATGGGCACTGGGATCACCCCGCCCACCGGGGATCGCCAAAGTTTAAAGCGAGTTGCCGATTGGCTGCGCAATTTGCCGGCCGACCCCTTTCCTTTCAAAATCGACAAAGCTTTGGCCGATCAGGGTGCGCCGATTTACAAAAAATATTGCGCCGGTTGTCATGGCGCCGATGGCAAAGACTTCCGCGGTGAGTATGTCGGTAAAGTAGTGCCGATCGCTGAAATTGGCACCGATGAGCGTCGTTTGGACTCCTACACCTACGAAGTCGCAGTCAATCAAAATCTCATCTTTGCCGGTTACGGCGATGAACGCTTCAGTCACTTTCGTAAAACCTTCGGCTACGCCAATAGCCCGTTGGACGGGCTGTGGCTGCGCGCCCCCTATCTGCACAACGGCTCGGTGCCAACGGTCCGTGACCTGTTGGAGCCCAGCGCGAAACGCCCCAAGACGTTTTACCGCGGCTATGATGTTTACGATCAAAAGAATCTCGGCTTCGTTTCTAACGTGAGTGCCGAGGCGAACCGAAAGTATTTTCTCTACGATACCGCTCAACCGGGCAATTCGAATCGGGGACACGAGGGAAAGGCCTACGGGACCGAGCTATTGGCCGCGGAGAAAGAGGCCTTGGTGGAGTATTTGAAAACGTTCTAG
- the bioB gene encoding biotin synthase BioB translates to MDFQQLAEKALKGILPERNELREVLNAPDEQLPEILSAAFKVRHHYYGKRVQIHVLQNAKSGLCPEDCHYCSQSSVSAAPVEKYTFMSKDKLVEAARNAKAAGAVRFCIVNSGRGPTNKEIDEITDAVREIRTETGMNICCSLGLMNDDKTQKLAEAGVGRVNHNLNTSREHHADVVTTHTYDDRVSTIESVKRAGIGTCSGGIIGMGESDDDIINLAMTLRAMGIDSIPVNFLNSIPKTPFAKLQELTPQRCLKTLCLFRFVNPNKEIRVAGGREVNLRSLQPLSLYPANSIFVNGYLTTPGQDATDAHQMIRDLGFELDQPAAI, encoded by the coding sequence ATGGATTTTCAGCAACTGGCGGAGAAAGCGCTCAAGGGAATCTTGCCGGAGCGCAACGAATTGCGCGAGGTTTTAAACGCGCCGGACGAGCAGCTACCCGAGATTCTGAGCGCGGCGTTCAAGGTGCGGCATCATTATTACGGCAAGCGCGTGCAGATTCACGTTTTGCAGAACGCCAAGAGCGGGCTGTGCCCGGAGGATTGTCACTATTGCTCGCAGTCTTCAGTCTCCGCTGCGCCGGTCGAAAAATATACCTTCATGTCCAAAGACAAACTGGTCGAAGCGGCGCGCAACGCCAAGGCGGCCGGTGCGGTGCGTTTTTGCATCGTCAACAGCGGCCGCGGGCCGACTAACAAGGAAATAGACGAGATCACCGACGCGGTACGCGAGATTCGCACTGAGACCGGCATGAACATTTGTTGTTCGCTCGGTTTGATGAACGACGACAAAACCCAGAAGCTTGCCGAGGCCGGCGTCGGCCGGGTCAACCACAATTTGAACACCAGCCGCGAGCATCACGCCGACGTTGTCACCACCCACACCTATGACGACCGGGTATCGACGATTGAAAGCGTCAAGCGCGCCGGCATCGGCACTTGCTCTGGTGGCATTATTGGCATGGGCGAAAGCGACGACGACATCATCAATCTCGCCATGACACTTCGGGCCATGGGCATCGACTCCATACCGGTTAATTTTCTAAACTCGATTCCGAAAACCCCCTTTGCGAAATTGCAGGAACTAACGCCGCAGCGCTGCTTGAAAACACTCTGCCTATTTCGTTTCGTCAATCCGAACAAAGAGATTCGCGTTGCCGGCGGTCGCGAAGTCAATTTGCGTTCGCTGCAGCCGTTGAGCCTCTATCCGGCCAACTCGATCTTCGTCAATGGCTATTTGACTACGCCCGGTCAAGACGCCACCGATGCGCATCAGATGATCCGCGATCTGGGCTTTGAGCTCGATCAGCCGGCGGCGATCTAG
- a CDS encoding DUF3617 family protein, whose amino-acid sequence MSKRLLSFTLVFAAATVFAASADMPKRKPGLWEIKVATGAKQSHTMEQCIDEKTDDLINSSMGGPSKPDCSKIEMRRDGDKWVSEAVCKMGGSTMTTKGVFTGKYDSAYRGDLKTTYNPPLHGMRESATTIDAKWLGACKAGQKPGDISMPGMPNININEMMKQMPKGR is encoded by the coding sequence ATGAGCAAACGACTTCTATCTTTTACATTGGTGTTCGCCGCAGCCACTGTTTTCGCCGCTTCAGCCGACATGCCGAAGCGCAAACCCGGGTTGTGGGAAATCAAGGTCGCCACGGGTGCCAAACAAAGCCACACCATGGAGCAATGCATCGACGAAAAAACTGACGATCTGATCAACAGCAGCATGGGCGGTCCCAGCAAACCGGATTGCAGCAAGATCGAAATGCGCCGCGATGGCGACAAATGGGTCAGCGAAGCGGTCTGCAAGATGGGCGGCAGCACGATGACAACCAAGGGCGTGTTTACCGGCAAGTACGATTCCGCCTACCGAGGCGACCTGAAAACAACTTACAATCCGCCGCTGCACGGCATGCGCGAGTCGGCGACGACCATCGACGCCAAATGGCTCGGCGCTTGCAAAGCCGGCCAAAAGCCCGGCGACATTTCCATGCCCGGCATGCCGAACATCAATATCAACGAGATGATGAAGCAGATGCCGAAAGGACGTTAA